A window of Pectinophora gossypiella unplaced genomic scaffold, ilPecGoss1.1 Pgos_38, whole genome shotgun sequence contains these coding sequences:
- the LOC126381162 gene encoding uncharacterized protein LOC126381162 — translation MRGPYKVVKTLPGGRYELKLLSGGRGKLTQAAAQHMVAWRGEWCPESCAAFFENDGVVDTEIALPNALPSMPLLDCDRETEQAAIAGPSSRTPLVNDQVEDDLSSGEAV, via the exons ATGCGTGGGCCGTACAAAGTGGTGAAGACCTTACCGGGCGGCCGCTACGAATTGAAACTTCTGAGCGGAGGCCGTGGGAAGCTCACGCAGGCAGCTGCGCAGCATATGGTTGCTTGGCGCGGCGAATGGTGTCCGGAGTCGTGCGCTGCTTTCTTCGAGA ACGACGGAGTTGTGGACACCGAAATAGCGCTACCCAACGCACTACCATCGATGCCACTACTGGACTGCGATAGGGAGACTGAACAAGCTGCGATTGCCGGACCCTCATCCAGAACTCCCCTAGTTAATGACCAGGTCGAGGACGACCTATCATCAGGAGAGGCCGTATAA